Proteins found in one Balaenoptera musculus isolate JJ_BM4_2016_0621 chromosome 4, mBalMus1.pri.v3, whole genome shotgun sequence genomic segment:
- the TRIM59 gene encoding tripartite motif-containing protein 59, translated as MHNFEDELTCPICYSIFEDPRVLPCSHTFCRNCLENVLQASGNFYIWRPLRIPLKCPNCRSIIEIAPTGIESLPVNFALRAIIEKYQQEDHPDIVTCPEHYRQPLNVYCLLDKKLVCGHCLTIGQHHGHPIDDLQSAYMKEKDTPEKLLEQLTDTHWTDLTCLIEKLEEQKSHSEKMVQDDKEVVLQYFKELSDTLEQKKNFFLTALCDVGNLINLEYTPQIERMKEIREQQLELVTLTTSLQEEPPLKFLEKVDDVRQRVQVLKQRPLPEVPPVEIHPRVSQVLKEEWSRTEIGQIKKLLIPEMKISSKRMPCSWPDKEEKEVEFFKILNIVIVTLISVMLTLILFFNQHIMTFLNEITSICFSEASLAVYQSLYKNVHDLKNIICHTLYLLKEFMWKIIC; from the coding sequence ATGCACAATTTTGAGGATGAGTTAACATGTCCCATTTGTTACAGTATTTTTGAAGATCCTCGTGTACTACCATGCTCTCATACATTTTGTAGAAATTGCTTGGAAAATGTTCTACAGGCATCTGGTAACTTTTATATATGGAGACCTTTACGCATTCCACTCAAGTGCCCTAACTGCAGAAGTATTATTGAAATCGCTCCAACTGGTATTGAATCTTTACCTGTTAATTTTGCGTTAAGGGCTATTATTGAAAAGTACCAGCAAGAAGACCATCCAGATATTGTCACCTGCCCTGAACATTACAGGCAGCCATTAAATGTTTACTGTCTCCTGGATAAAAAATTAGTTTGTGGTCATTGCCTTACCATAGGTCAACATCATGGTCATCCTATAGATGACCTTCAAAGTGCCTATATGAAAGAAAAGGACACGCCTGAAAAACTGCTTGAACAGTTAACTGACACACACTGGACAGATCTTACTTGTCTTATTGAAAAGCTGGAAGAACAAAAATCTCATTCGGAGAAAATGGTCCAAGATGATAAGGAAGTTGTTCTCCAGTACTTTAAGGAGCTTAGTGATAcattagaacagaaaaaaaattttttcctaactGCTCTTTGTGATGTTGGCAATCTGATTAATCTAGAATATACTCCACaaattgaaagaatgaaagaaataagagagcAGCAGCTTGAATTAGTGACACTGACAACATCTTTACAAGAAGAGCCTCCACttaaatttcttgaaaaagtTGATGATGTCCGCCAACGTGTGCAGGTCTTGAAACAAAGACCACTCCCTGAGGTCCCACCTGTTGAAATTCATCCTCGAGTAAGCCAAGTACTGAAAGAAGAATGGAGCAGAACAGAAATTGGACAAATAAAGAAACTTCTCAttcctgaaatgaaaatttcttcaAAAAGGATGCCATGTTCCTGGCCTgataaggaggaaaaagaagttgaattttttaagattctgaacATTGTTATAGTTACACTAATTTCAGTGATGCTGACGCTGATCCTCTTTTTTAACCAACACATAATgacctttttaaatgaaatcacttCAATATGTTTTTCTGAAGCCTCTCTAGCTGTTTACCAAAGTTTATATAAGAATGTGCATGATTTAAAGAATATAATATGTCACACGTTATATTTACTGAAGGAATTCATGTGGAAAATAATTTGTTGA